One stretch of Candidatus Hydrogenedentota bacterium DNA includes these proteins:
- a CDS encoding prolyl oligopeptidase family serine peptidase, with protein sequence MRVRRALDRRIALTMSVCAIGAAQAAPLAHDAPETIAAATLEEFPVSVGARTITVRVLSPPAGKLAADPALLFMFALDSATTLSKRPYCLAAEHFLSHGHRAASFDLPAHGDRVGTGRSGIEGMRDAYVAGEDVFAAFVDDGKAAIDECIKCGLAKPGRIAVAGTSRGGYMALRLLAGDDRIAAGAGFAPVTDWRALREFEADKERADVRDLQLTNFVSGMTGKRVFVAIGKTDARVSTERCTEFANALKQANADAGHSADVIEFHLTDDAGHSLGDAWYDRARTFLLNAVTAAAPSP encoded by the coding sequence ATGCGCGTCCGTCGCGCGTTGGATCGCCGCATTGCGCTGACAATGAGCGTATGTGCGATCGGCGCGGCACAGGCCGCACCGCTTGCGCATGACGCGCCGGAGACAATCGCCGCCGCGACGCTCGAAGAATTTCCTGTCAGCGTTGGCGCGCGGACGATTACCGTGCGCGTGCTGTCTCCGCCGGCAGGTAAACTTGCAGCGGACCCGGCGCTATTGTTCATGTTCGCACTCGACAGCGCCACGACACTGTCCAAGCGGCCGTATTGTCTCGCGGCGGAACACTTTCTTTCGCACGGACACCGCGCGGCAAGTTTCGATTTGCCCGCGCACGGCGATCGCGTCGGCACGGGCCGCAGCGGAATTGAAGGAATGCGCGATGCCTACGTCGCGGGCGAAGACGTGTTCGCCGCATTTGTAGACGACGGTAAAGCCGCGATCGACGAGTGCATCAAGTGCGGCCTCGCAAAACCCGGACGCATTGCGGTCGCGGGCACGTCACGCGGCGGATACATGGCGCTGCGCCTCTTGGCGGGCGACGATCGCATCGCCGCGGGCGCGGGCTTTGCGCCGGTGACGGATTGGCGCGCGCTACGCGAATTCGAGGCGGACAAGGAACGCGCCGACGTGCGCGATCTGCAATTGACCAATTTCGTCAGCGGCATGACGGGCAAGCGCGTGTTTGTCGCCATCGGAAAAACGGACGCGCGCGTGAGCACGGAGCGTTGCACGGAGTTCGCGAACGCGTTGAAGCAGGCAAATGCCGACGCGGGGCACAGCGCGGACGTGATCGAATTTCATCTTACCGATGACGCGGGCCACTCGCTTGGCGACGCGTGGTACGACCGCGCACGCACATTTCTCTTGAACGCAGTGACGGCGGCTGCACCGTCGCCATAG
- a CDS encoding GNAT family N-acetyltransferase, producing MWAITPDDASFLPEVVYYAIHVPPGALPPPRDIVNDPGVAKYVRAWGRAGDYGVVAVDLGTSERVGAAWMRLFTSGDPGYGFISEDVPEISVALLPEFRNRGVGSRLIKHLIDYATGKYPALSLSVVDSNPAIRLYDRFGFQRVGITGNSITMRLELA from the coding sequence ATATGGGCGATCACGCCGGACGACGCATCATTCCTGCCGGAGGTTGTGTATTACGCGATTCATGTTCCACCCGGCGCGTTGCCGCCCCCTCGCGACATCGTGAACGATCCGGGCGTCGCCAAGTATGTGCGCGCGTGGGGGAGAGCGGGGGACTACGGTGTGGTCGCAGTTGATCTCGGGACGAGTGAACGCGTCGGCGCGGCGTGGATGCGCTTGTTCACTTCGGGCGATCCTGGATACGGATTTATCTCGGAGGATGTCCCGGAGATTTCGGTCGCGCTTCTCCCGGAATTCCGAAACCGAGGTGTCGGATCGCGATTGATTAAACATCTCATCGACTACGCGACCGGAAAGTATCCTGCGCTGTCTCTGAGTGTAGTCGATTCGAACCCAGCGATCCGGCTCTATGATCGATTCGGCTTCCAGCGGGTGGGCATCACCGGCAATTCGATCACCATGCGGTTGGAACTGGCATAG
- a CDS encoding CBS domain-containing protein, producing the protein MAKQVVVTGRPLTISVRQLLEFFWQERRGKYVTRYIRSKLTSLGVETDPPFEDEHIDGIIKLFPREKRGPGRPPKAGKKTPGAVAVVPPALVVNDTESSPVIEENIPVEDSVEDERRSYLPISLLSAANRKPVSVRPGDEIETVVFQLMSEGLAHLPVLRDSRSPEGIITWQSLGKANAGGDPPKTARECLDVDVRVVGLDTPLFDAVRDIIKSGVVLVRNKSNEICGMLTAQDIAEQFVALSEPFLFLEQIENHLRNLLIRAKLSQQELNSFIDPADKRRTQGKITVDDLTFGEYLRAMSKEEVWSRLALRINRKLFIDRMDKVREIRNSVMHFHPDGISDGDRELLAKTREMLQGL; encoded by the coding sequence ATGGCTAAGCAGGTGGTGGTAACGGGAAGGCCGCTCACTATTTCCGTGCGACAGTTGTTGGAGTTCTTTTGGCAGGAAAGGCGCGGCAAATACGTTACTCGGTACATTCGGAGCAAACTAACGAGTCTGGGGGTCGAGACGGATCCTCCATTTGAAGATGAACATATTGACGGTATAATCAAACTCTTTCCGCGGGAAAAGCGGGGCCCGGGCCGACCACCAAAAGCTGGTAAGAAAACGCCCGGTGCCGTTGCTGTGGTACCACCTGCCCTTGTCGTAAACGATACGGAGTCGAGCCCCGTTATCGAGGAAAATATCCCGGTCGAAGATTCGGTTGAAGATGAGCGCCGCTCGTACTTGCCCATTTCGCTATTGAGCGCAGCAAACCGAAAGCCTGTGAGTGTGCGTCCAGGCGATGAGATTGAAACGGTCGTGTTCCAATTAATGTCCGAAGGACTCGCTCATTTGCCCGTGTTACGGGATTCTAGAAGTCCTGAGGGAATCATCACTTGGCAATCATTGGGCAAGGCAAACGCGGGTGGCGATCCTCCGAAGACCGCAAGAGAGTGTTTGGATGTCGACGTCCGTGTTGTCGGCTTGGATACGCCGCTGTTCGATGCTGTTAGGGACATCATCAAAAGCGGCGTAGTATTGGTGCGGAACAAGAGCAATGAGATATGCGGCATGCTCACGGCGCAGGACATCGCGGAGCAGTTCGTTGCGCTCTCTGAACCTTTTTTGTTTCTCGAACAGATCGAGAACCATCTTCGTAATTTGTTGATTCGTGCCAAGCTCTCGCAACAAGAACTGAATTCTTTTATTGATCCGGCCGACAAAAGAAGAACTCAAGGAAAAATAACCGTAGATGACCTGACCTTTGGCGAGTATTTGCGGGCGATGTCGAAGGAAGAGGTTTGGTCGCGACTAGCACTTAGAATTAATCGGAAGCTGTTCATCGATCGGATGGATAAAGTGCGCGAGATCCGAAATAGCGTAATGCATTTTCATCCGGATGGAATTTCAGATGGCGATCGTGAACTGCTCGCCAAAACGCGTGAAATGCTACAAGGTCTGTAA
- a CDS encoding enoyl-CoA hydratase/isomerase family protein encodes MSDAITLSHEGTASVVTLTLPPFNLLDIETMEQLVAIHREADAHEGTRVIVTRSGLDGMFCNGLNPMTVLDADLAGRRAIFEAVGRLAAGLYTLTKPHIAVLNGPAMAGGAVLAILADFRYIDAERGAICFAEAKVGVPIPEGLVAVIGNVCQTPAMREVVMLGKNFDAQSALNVGLVDGIATRDGLDEIVAKQVARLSRLSLDVLVASKASLRAAVRAKAVDPFASGSSNGKHFMDFIGDDYLGEGLRAFMEGRQPVFTK; translated from the coding sequence ATGTCTGACGCAATAACATTGTCCCACGAAGGTACGGCCTCTGTCGTTACGCTCACGCTTCCCCCGTTTAACCTGTTGGATATCGAGACGATGGAGCAGCTCGTTGCGATTCATCGCGAGGCAGACGCGCACGAGGGGACGCGGGTCATTGTCACGCGATCCGGGTTGGACGGGATGTTTTGTAACGGGCTGAATCCGATGACTGTGTTGGACGCCGACCTCGCTGGGCGAAGGGCCATCTTCGAGGCCGTTGGCCGGTTGGCGGCGGGATTGTACACGCTGACCAAGCCGCATATTGCCGTACTCAATGGACCCGCAATGGCCGGCGGAGCGGTGTTGGCGATTCTCGCGGACTTTCGCTACATTGACGCGGAGCGCGGCGCAATTTGCTTCGCGGAGGCGAAGGTGGGCGTACCGATTCCCGAGGGACTCGTAGCGGTAATCGGCAATGTCTGCCAGACGCCGGCAATGCGCGAGGTGGTGATGCTGGGCAAGAATTTCGACGCGCAGAGCGCGTTGAACGTCGGCTTGGTCGATGGCATCGCGACGCGAGACGGGCTCGATGAGATAGTCGCAAAGCAGGTGGCGCGGTTGTCGCGGCTTAGCTTGGACGTGCTTGTCGCGTCGAAAGCGTCGCTGCGCGCGGCGGTGCGCGCGAAAGCCGTCGATCCCTTTGCATCGGGCTCGAGCAACGGTAAGCATTTCATGGATTTCATTGGCGACGACTACCTCGGCGAAGGGTTGCGCGCTTTTATGGAAGGACGGCAGCCGGTGTTTACAAAGTAA
- a CDS encoding DEAD/DEAH box helicase family protein: protein MAEKPNPRSEPRGKDLFIVDNSDTDWKVKSYLQEWTEVAHQFDIATGYFEVGALLALDGQWQKLDKVRILMGDEVSLRTKRAFTNGLAKVEMALDASIEKEKETNDFLHGVPGIVEGIRSNKIECRVYTKDKFHAKAFITHGKLAVVGSTALVGSSNFTYPGLTDNVELNVQIQREVKDLQEWYERHWNEAKDVSEDVLRVIERHTREFTPFEVYVKALQEFFRGHELTASEWELTKSLMYPKLDQYQKEGYHALLKIAMQHKGAFLCDGVGLGKTFIGMMLIERLTMFDRKRVALFVPKAARKPVWEAALRKYLPNLGGDFTNLVIYNHTDLQRGGEYQSRLARLKDMADVVIIDEAHHFRNPGVKGEGTKRPSRYWHMFDLCEGKTVFMLTATPINNSLLDFQHMIELFSRRESAYFQNTVGIHSLAGHFRKLEKALERAVGIGVEQMELPIEVNQAEAAEVITGDPLLTKLVVQRSRAYVRKSQEQHDGRTAIFPERQAPQVADYSIKKTYGRLLKMLEDAFNKEKPLFSLAIYYPLAYYKGPNDAIDTKLENRQKQVVSLIRTQFLKRFESSARAFQMSCQALMLKLLAFATKHSTSITEKHRLERWKGQHEDLIGYVREHQHEFWGDAEEDDADADIITDEMMEDIDELHEDEYNIDEILSETFLDLDQVAAFLQELQKFKPSHDDKLKALVKLLKSDPVLKEHKVIIFSEYMATARYLRKQLEEQGFTRVDEVDSASKKDRGVVITRFAPYYNDSSSGKLAEEGHDETGILIATDVLSEGLNLQDATRLINYDLHWNPVRLMQRIGRVDRRMNPDVEAAILKDHPEQEKIRGKVAYWNFLPPDELDELLRLYSLVSHKTLKISKTLGIEGKKLLRPEDDYEALKDFNHAYEGTPSGDEAMHLEYQRLLKEHPGLEERLNALPKRVFSGKEHPKPGTKAVFFCFSLPAFDTSVKLEEGDPETNAWTDDAGLTQWYLYDLATENIHTDAAEIFTVIQSEPDTPRHRSVTDETLSEIRAKVERHVKNTYFKQVQAPVGVRATLKCWMELS, encoded by the coding sequence ATGGCCGAGAAGCCCAATCCTAGAAGCGAGCCGCGCGGCAAAGACCTGTTCATTGTCGACAACAGCGACACGGACTGGAAGGTCAAGAGCTACCTCCAGGAATGGACAGAGGTCGCGCATCAGTTCGACATTGCCACGGGATATTTCGAGGTGGGCGCACTGCTTGCGCTGGACGGTCAGTGGCAGAAGCTCGACAAGGTCCGCATTCTCATGGGCGACGAGGTCAGCCTCCGCACCAAACGTGCTTTCACAAACGGACTCGCCAAGGTCGAAATGGCGCTCGACGCGAGCATCGAAAAGGAAAAAGAAACGAACGACTTTCTCCACGGCGTACCGGGGATTGTCGAGGGCATTCGGTCGAACAAAATCGAGTGCCGCGTCTACACGAAAGACAAATTCCACGCCAAGGCCTTTATCACCCACGGCAAGCTCGCCGTTGTCGGCTCGACCGCCTTGGTCGGCTCCAGCAACTTCACTTACCCGGGTCTGACGGACAATGTCGAGCTGAACGTCCAGATTCAGCGCGAGGTCAAGGACCTTCAAGAGTGGTACGAACGCCACTGGAACGAAGCGAAGGACGTTTCGGAAGATGTCCTCCGCGTCATCGAACGCCACACGCGCGAGTTCACGCCCTTCGAGGTATACGTCAAGGCGCTTCAGGAGTTCTTCCGAGGCCACGAACTGACGGCATCGGAATGGGAACTGACCAAATCGCTGATGTACCCCAAACTGGATCAATACCAGAAAGAGGGCTACCACGCGCTGCTCAAAATCGCCATGCAACACAAGGGCGCTTTTCTCTGCGACGGCGTCGGTTTGGGCAAGACGTTTATCGGCATGATGCTGATCGAACGCCTCACGATGTTCGACCGCAAACGTGTCGCGCTATTCGTCCCAAAGGCTGCTCGCAAGCCAGTCTGGGAAGCCGCGCTCAGAAAGTATCTGCCCAATCTCGGCGGGGACTTTACGAACCTTGTGATTTACAACCACACCGACTTGCAGCGGGGCGGCGAATATCAGTCGCGCTTGGCCCGACTGAAAGACATGGCTGACGTGGTGATAATCGACGAAGCGCATCACTTCCGCAATCCCGGCGTAAAGGGCGAAGGCACGAAGCGGCCCTCACGGTACTGGCACATGTTTGACCTGTGCGAAGGCAAGACGGTGTTCATGCTCACCGCGACGCCCATCAACAACAGTCTACTCGACTTTCAGCACATGATCGAGCTGTTCAGCCGCCGCGAGTCGGCGTATTTCCAGAACACAGTCGGAATCCATTCCCTCGCTGGCCATTTTCGCAAGCTGGAGAAGGCGCTGGAACGCGCCGTTGGCATCGGCGTGGAACAGATGGAACTGCCCATCGAAGTGAATCAGGCGGAAGCCGCCGAAGTCATTACCGGCGATCCCCTCCTGACAAAGCTGGTCGTGCAGCGCAGCCGCGCCTACGTGCGTAAGAGCCAAGAACAACACGACGGGCGGACAGCCATTTTCCCCGAACGCCAGGCCCCGCAGGTCGCGGATTACTCGATCAAGAAAACATACGGGCGCTTGTTGAAAATGCTTGAGGACGCATTCAACAAGGAAAAGCCGCTATTCTCGCTCGCCATCTACTACCCATTGGCCTACTACAAAGGGCCGAACGACGCGATTGACACCAAGCTGGAAAACCGGCAAAAGCAGGTCGTCAGCCTGATCCGCACGCAGTTCCTAAAGCGATTCGAAAGCTCGGCGCGCGCGTTCCAAATGTCTTGTCAGGCGCTGATGCTCAAGCTGCTTGCCTTCGCGACAAAGCACAGCACGTCGATCACCGAGAAACACCGGCTGGAACGGTGGAAGGGACAACACGAGGACCTCATCGGATACGTCCGCGAGCATCAGCACGAATTCTGGGGCGACGCGGAGGAAGACGACGCGGACGCGGACATCATCACCGATGAAATGATGGAAGACATCGACGAACTTCACGAAGACGAGTACAACATCGATGAAATCCTGTCCGAAACTTTCCTCGACCTCGACCAGGTCGCCGCATTCCTTCAGGAACTACAGAAGTTCAAGCCATCGCACGACGACAAGCTGAAGGCCCTCGTGAAACTGCTGAAATCAGACCCCGTGCTCAAAGAGCACAAGGTTATTATCTTCTCCGAATACATGGCGACGGCTCGCTATCTCAGGAAGCAACTGGAAGAACAGGGCTTTACCCGCGTCGACGAAGTGGACTCCGCCAGCAAGAAAGACCGGGGCGTGGTCATCACCCGCTTCGCGCCGTACTACAACGATTCGTCGTCGGGAAAGCTGGCGGAGGAGGGTCACGATGAAACGGGCATCCTTATCGCCACGGACGTGCTCTCCGAAGGCCTGAACCTCCAGGACGCGACGCGGCTCATCAATTACGACCTCCACTGGAACCCTGTCCGCCTCATGCAGCGCATTGGCCGCGTGGACCGCCGCATGAACCCGGATGTCGAGGCCGCGATTCTCAAGGACCATCCGGAACAAGAGAAGATTCGCGGCAAGGTCGCCTACTGGAACTTCCTGCCCCCGGACGAACTGGACGAACTGCTCCGGCTGTATTCGCTCGTGTCGCACAAGACGCTGAAGATTTCGAAAACGCTCGGTATCGAAGGCAAAAAGCTGCTCCGGCCCGAAGACGACTACGAGGCCCTGAAAGACTTCAACCACGCCTACGAAGGCACGCCCAGCGGCGACGAGGCAATGCACCTCGAATACCAGCGACTATTGAAGGAACACCCCGGTTTGGAGGAACGGCTAAACGCGTTGCCCAAGCGGGTATTCTCCGGGAAGGAACACCCTAAGCCGGGCACCAAGGCCGTCTTCTTCTGTTTCTCGCTGCCCGCGTTCGATACCAGCGTGAAACTCGAAGAGGGCGATCCGGAAACGAACGCCTGGACAGACGACGCGGGCCTCACGCAGTGGTATCTGTACGATCTGGCGACCGAAAATATTCACACCGACGCTGCCGAAATCTTCACAGTGATCCAGAGCGAACCGGACACGCCACGACACCGATCCGTGACGGACGAGACGCTTTCCGAAATTCGCGCTAAGGTTGAAAGACACGTCAAGAACACATACTTCAAGCAAGTTCAGGCTCCGGTCGGAGTTCGGGCCACGCTCAAATGCTGGATGGAACTAAGCTAG
- a CDS encoding N-6 DNA methylase → MREFMWTRKETHLAHIHNYIECLHWPDDGTSQKDWREQWRSAFVGSKRKAIRDSKELAQEMAHFARDVRKRVGEVLDITRKRQFEPLQQLYKAFKTLLIHDLSEDDFADTYAQTLAYGLFAARAAHPNESFDVAHAPERIPPTNPFLQGLFAQCLGLTKVGGGKIDIEEIGVGRLVELFEGLRPEDTTRILNEFGSQTGDPVIHFYEEFLTEYDKRKKVQRGVFYTPKPVVSYIVRSVHELLQTEFGLEDGLASTDTWADMAARFPKLKIPDEVNSKSAFVQILDPATGTATFLVEVIEVIHRTLTERWKREKVSAQQQQVLWNQYVVKHLLPRLHGYELMMAPYTIAHMKIGLKLRELNFTALQSLGANDRVRVYLTNALEEPDDASGQAQIEQCTPALAREATEVGKIKRGTVFTVVIGNPPYSGISANLSTAMRRSVDPYRFVDGDPIREKSALQFEKNLNDDYVKFFRFAEKQIEKRVGLIGLITNNGYLESATLRGMRNHLLQSFGRRWFLDLHGDADKRERDELDQTDENVFEIKRGVCIALLVRRPKIHLADNELFRQDIRGSSGHKYHWLTTNSILSTRFSAFAAREPNYYFFARNAETEAEYNQAIPMVELYGINSTGFESGRDEILTDFTAMELRSKLVHFATSPKDEIVQRYSVSEAWGKKLFDERATIVAEKDFARHITPFLFGPFDLRYCFYRKDLLKTNSHSAGKHLLAGQNVALMVMRQVSIDGPFTHIGVSKVIPNNRCFYSTKGKISYFPHELLAGDRDLPYSRDRFVGSNFRPQALARIKRLLKPHQSETELSDRAVFDYAYAVFHSPGYRSRYAEFLKTDFPRLPLTGNLELFGALARLGGELVALHLLESPKLDKPITEFIGGRNPEVEKVSWSNNTVWVDKAQTTGFQGVREDVWNFHVGGYQVCEKWLKDRRGRTLSDDDIAHYHKIVVALTETIRIMKEIDEVIDQHGGWPGAFLTGNSAATVPPEASETVDLTSANNEPESPCAAADEPDLFSSVESVGSDELEGAAEELPEVQDEDDAPSYRPISEVPREEVLCAVRKILTAESPLDRDDLLKRLAEEFGYQRLGPKARDLLEDDLKTAVRRGIAKRNSNEYSLIARGINGYNRNWLKDCFVSATGRTWISREDAIRQFARHLGFARTGSAIEDMARSLIKGLLREGRLESDGPNIRRV, encoded by the coding sequence ATGCGCGAGTTCATGTGGACGCGCAAAGAAACGCACTTGGCCCATATTCACAATTATATCGAGTGCCTCCACTGGCCGGATGACGGTACGAGCCAGAAAGACTGGCGCGAGCAGTGGCGTTCGGCCTTTGTCGGCTCGAAGCGAAAAGCCATCCGGGACTCGAAAGAATTGGCCCAGGAAATGGCGCACTTCGCGCGGGACGTGCGCAAGCGCGTCGGTGAAGTGCTGGACATTACGCGCAAACGGCAGTTTGAGCCATTGCAGCAACTGTACAAGGCATTCAAGACGCTCTTAATCCATGACCTGTCGGAGGACGATTTCGCCGACACCTACGCGCAGACCCTTGCGTATGGACTGTTTGCGGCGCGCGCGGCCCATCCCAACGAATCATTTGACGTGGCCCACGCGCCGGAGCGCATTCCGCCTACAAATCCTTTCCTACAGGGCCTATTCGCGCAGTGCTTGGGTCTGACAAAGGTTGGCGGTGGGAAGATCGACATTGAAGAAATCGGCGTGGGCCGATTGGTTGAACTCTTCGAGGGCCTGCGCCCCGAGGATACGACACGCATTCTCAACGAATTCGGGTCGCAGACCGGCGATCCAGTCATTCACTTCTACGAGGAATTCCTGACGGAATACGACAAGCGGAAGAAGGTTCAGCGCGGTGTGTTCTACACGCCCAAGCCGGTCGTGTCCTACATCGTGCGCAGCGTACACGAATTGCTTCAGACCGAGTTTGGGCTTGAGGACGGTCTTGCTTCGACCGATACGTGGGCAGATATGGCCGCACGATTTCCGAAATTAAAGATTCCGGATGAAGTAAACTCGAAATCCGCTTTCGTACAAATTCTCGATCCCGCTACCGGCACCGCCACCTTCCTCGTGGAGGTTATCGAAGTAATTCATCGCACACTGACCGAGCGGTGGAAGCGCGAGAAGGTTTCCGCGCAACAGCAGCAGGTCCTGTGGAATCAGTATGTCGTCAAGCACCTTCTTCCGCGACTCCACGGCTACGAACTCATGATGGCCCCCTACACCATCGCCCACATGAAAATTGGGCTGAAGTTGAGAGAACTGAATTTCACCGCACTCCAATCACTTGGTGCGAATGACCGGGTTCGAGTATATCTCACAAATGCGCTAGAAGAACCTGACGATGCAAGCGGTCAAGCGCAAATCGAACAATGCACCCCCGCGCTCGCGCGAGAAGCCACTGAGGTTGGAAAGATTAAGCGTGGCACGGTTTTTACAGTTGTAATTGGTAATCCGCCATACTCCGGGATATCGGCCAATCTGTCAACTGCAATGCGCCGCAGTGTCGACCCGTACCGTTTTGTGGATGGCGATCCAATTAGGGAAAAAAGTGCGCTCCAATTCGAGAAGAATCTCAACGACGATTATGTGAAGTTTTTTCGTTTTGCCGAGAAGCAAATAGAGAAACGAGTTGGTCTTATCGGCCTCATCACAAACAATGGCTATCTGGAAAGCGCGACCCTGCGTGGCATGAGGAATCACTTGCTGCAATCGTTTGGTCGGCGTTGGTTCCTAGATCTGCATGGTGATGCTGACAAGCGAGAGCGTGATGAACTGGACCAGACAGACGAGAATGTCTTTGAGATAAAGCGCGGGGTTTGCATCGCACTCCTCGTTCGCCGTCCGAAGATCCATCTAGCCGACAACGAGTTGTTCAGACAGGACATACGAGGAAGTTCTGGGCACAAGTATCATTGGCTAACCACTAATTCGATTTTGTCCACGCGGTTTTCTGCATTCGCAGCTAGAGAACCAAACTACTATTTCTTTGCGCGCAACGCCGAAACGGAGGCCGAATATAACCAAGCGATTCCTATGGTCGAACTTTATGGAATAAACTCGACCGGCTTTGAATCTGGACGTGACGAGATCCTTACCGACTTTACTGCAATGGAACTTCGATCCAAACTTGTGCATTTTGCGACGTCACCAAAGGACGAGATTGTCCAAAGGTACTCTGTTTCCGAAGCGTGGGGAAAGAAACTATTCGATGAAAGGGCGACCATCGTCGCGGAAAAGGATTTTGCGAGGCATATCACGCCTTTCTTGTTTGGCCCTTTCGACTTGCGATACTGCTTCTACCGAAAAGACCTCTTGAAGACAAACAGTCACAGCGCGGGGAAACATCTCCTTGCAGGACAAAATGTTGCCCTGATGGTAATGCGGCAAGTCTCCATTGATGGCCCATTTACGCATATTGGCGTGTCCAAAGTCATTCCAAACAACCGGTGTTTCTATAGTACCAAAGGGAAAATCTCATATTTTCCGCACGAACTCTTAGCTGGTGATCGAGACCTGCCGTATTCGAGAGATCGATTTGTAGGATCTAACTTCAGACCGCAGGCATTGGCGCGAATCAAACGTCTTCTTAAACCCCACCAATCTGAGACCGAACTCTCTGATCGAGCAGTGTTCGACTATGCTTACGCGGTGTTTCACAGTCCCGGCTACAGGAGCCGCTACGCGGAGTTTTTGAAGACCGATTTCCCGCGCTTGCCGTTAACCGGGAACCTGGAACTGTTCGGCGCGCTGGCCCGGCTCGGCGGCGAACTCGTCGCTCTGCACCTGCTGGAATCGCCCAAGCTCGACAAACCAATTACCGAATTTATTGGTGGGCGGAATCCCGAGGTCGAAAAGGTCTCGTGGTCGAATAACACCGTGTGGGTGGACAAGGCACAGACCACCGGCTTCCAGGGCGTGCGCGAGGACGTGTGGAACTTCCATGTCGGCGGCTATCAGGTCTGTGAGAAATGGCTCAAAGACCGCAGAGGCCGCACGCTGTCGGACGACGACATCGCGCACTACCACAAAATCGTCGTCGCGCTCACCGAGACCATCCGGATCATGAAGGAAATCGATGAGGTCATCGACCAACACGGCGGCTGGCCCGGCGCTTTCTTGACGGGCAATTCCGCGGCGACGGTCCCCCCGGAAGCATCCGAGACAGTAGATCTCACATCAGCAAATAACGAACCAGAGTCACCCTGCGCCGCCGCCGATGAACCTGATCTGTTTTCATCCGTCGAGTCAGTCGGCTCCGACGAACTGGAGGGCGCCGCCGAGGAGTTGCCGGAAGTGCAGGACGAGGACGATGCGCCAAGTTATCGTCCGATCAGCGAGGTGCCGCGCGAGGAAGTGCTGTGCGCGGTGCGTAAGATACTCACCGCCGAATCGCCCTTGGACCGGGACGACCTGCTGAAACGCCTAGCCGAAGAGTTCGGTTATCAGCGGCTCGGCCCGAAGGCGCGCGACTTGCTCGAAGACGATCTGAAGACGGCAGTGCGCCGTGGCATCGCCAAGCGTAACAGCAACGAATACTCGCTGATCGCGCGCGGCATCAACGGCTACAACCGCAACTGGCTCAAAGACTGTTTCGTCAGCGCAACGGGCCGCACGTGGATTTCCCGCGAGGACGCCATCCGCCAGTTTGCGCGGCACCTCGGATTCGCCCGCACCGGCAGCGCTATCGAGGACATGGCCCGCTCCCTCATTAAAGGCCTCCTCCGCGAGGGGCGGCTCGAATCCGACGGCCCGAATATTCGACGGGTGTAG
- a CDS encoding HAD family hydrolase, producing MKRGYLIDMDGVIYRGTQLIAGADQFIRRLREMDVPFMFLTNNSQRTRRDVATRLQRMGIAVEERHIYTCAMATARFLAAQKPNGTAFVIGEGGLLQALHANGYAIVDSDPDYVVVGEGRTMTFEIMERATRMIFNGAKLVSTNMDPNCPTADGIRPGCGAITAMLESATGIPAFSVGKPNPIMMRAARKELGLSAEQCTMIGDTMETDIVGGLQMGYRTILVLSGGTRHEDLKKFAYRPDVIVDSIANLCDIELSPNWSAA from the coding sequence ATGAAGCGTGGTTACCTGATCGATATGGATGGCGTTATCTACCGCGGCACACAGTTGATCGCCGGCGCGGACCAGTTCATCCGCCGGTTGCGCGAAATGGATGTGCCGTTCATGTTTCTTACAAACAACAGCCAGCGAACGCGCCGCGACGTTGCGACGCGCCTGCAGCGCATGGGCATTGCCGTTGAAGAACGCCACATCTACACGTGTGCGATGGCGACCGCCCGTTTTCTCGCGGCGCAAAAACCGAACGGCACCGCGTTCGTCATCGGCGAAGGCGGCTTGCTCCAGGCGTTGCACGCGAACGGATACGCAATCGTAGACAGCGATCCGGATTATGTCGTCGTCGGCGAAGGCCGCACGATGACATTCGAGATCATGGAGCGGGCAACGCGCATGATTTTCAACGGCGCGAAACTGGTCTCGACGAACATGGACCCCAACTGCCCCACTGCAGACGGCATTCGACCCGGCTGTGGCGCAATCACCGCCATGCTCGAAAGCGCCACCGGCATCCCGGCGTTCAGCGTCGGCAAACCCAACCCGATCATGATGCGCGCCGCGCGAAAGGAATTGGGCCTGTCTGCCGAGCAGTGCACCATGATCGGCGACACCATGGAAACGGACATTGTCGGCGGGTTACAGATGGGTTATCGCACGATTCTCGTCCTCAGCGGCGGCACACGGCACGAAGACCTCAAAAAGTTCGCCTATCGTCCCGACGTGATCGTCGATTCGATCGCGAACCTGTGCGACATCGAGTTAAGTCCGAATTGGAGCGCCGCCTGA